Proteins co-encoded in one Synechococcus elongatus PCC 6301 genomic window:
- a CDS encoding ABC transporter ATP-binding protein, whose translation MPHPLVRLYRYSAPHQRQVLSAIACSILNKIFDLAPPVLIGMAVDVVVQRQDSWLAKWGVVPVEQQLGLLVLFSFVIWSLESLFEYLYAWQWRTLAQTLQHELRLDAYGHLQELELSFFEERSTGQLLSVLNDDINQLERFLDHGANEILQVTTTVLAVGGAMAYLSPTVAGLAILPIPVILWGSLRFQRRLAPRYARVREQAGLISARLANNLGGIATIKSFTAEAFEKGRVAEDSDAYRQANRRAIALSSAFVPLIRFAILFAFIAILYVGGMETINGRLDVGTYSFLVFITQRLLWPLTSLGRVLDDYQRAMASTQRVMDLLAIPVQIPSGRQSLPIGQVQGAVQFEGITFAYRDREPSVIDLNLNIPAGQTIAIVGATGSGKSTLVKLLLRFYEPQTGRILLDGIDLRDLKLKDLRQAIGFVSLDVFLFHGSVAENIAYGSFDATQTEIEQAAKLAEAHEFIMDLPQGYDTVVGERGQKLSGGQRQRLAIARAILKDPPILILDEATSAVDNETEAAIQRSLEQITRDRTTLAIAHRLSTIRHADCIYVMDQGRLVEAGHHDELLALDGLYANLWKVQTGERLSDRV comes from the coding sequence ATGCCCCATCCCCTTGTGCGGTTGTATCGCTACAGTGCCCCCCATCAACGGCAGGTGCTGAGTGCGATCGCTTGTTCGATCCTCAACAAAATCTTTGACCTTGCCCCACCCGTCCTGATTGGCATGGCGGTGGATGTGGTTGTCCAGCGGCAGGATTCTTGGCTGGCCAAGTGGGGCGTCGTCCCCGTTGAACAGCAGTTAGGGCTGTTGGTGCTGTTCTCCTTTGTGATTTGGAGCCTCGAATCACTGTTCGAGTATCTCTACGCTTGGCAATGGCGCACCCTCGCGCAAACGCTGCAACATGAGTTGCGTTTGGATGCCTACGGCCATTTGCAAGAACTGGAGCTGAGCTTTTTTGAGGAGCGGAGTACTGGTCAGCTACTCAGTGTTCTCAACGATGACATCAACCAGCTCGAACGCTTCCTCGACCACGGCGCAAACGAGATTTTGCAGGTCACGACCACCGTTCTGGCAGTCGGTGGGGCGATGGCTTATCTCTCTCCAACCGTGGCAGGGCTGGCGATTCTGCCGATTCCTGTCATTCTCTGGGGATCGCTGCGCTTCCAACGGCGTTTAGCCCCGCGCTATGCCCGCGTTCGCGAACAAGCCGGTCTGATTAGTGCACGACTGGCGAACAATTTGGGCGGCATTGCCACGATTAAAAGTTTCACGGCTGAGGCATTTGAAAAAGGGCGGGTCGCTGAGGATAGTGATGCCTATCGCCAAGCGAATCGTCGGGCGATCGCGCTCAGTTCCGCTTTTGTTCCATTGATTCGTTTCGCGATTCTGTTTGCTTTCATCGCCATTCTTTATGTCGGTGGAATGGAAACCATTAACGGACGGCTCGATGTCGGCACCTATAGCTTTTTGGTGTTCATTACCCAACGTCTTCTCTGGCCCTTGACCAGCTTGGGGCGAGTACTGGATGACTACCAACGGGCGATGGCTTCGACCCAGCGGGTGATGGATTTGCTGGCGATCCCGGTGCAAATTCCCAGCGGTCGCCAATCTTTGCCGATCGGCCAAGTGCAAGGTGCTGTCCAGTTTGAAGGCATCACCTTTGCTTACCGTGATCGCGAACCCAGTGTTATCGATCTCAATCTGAACATCCCCGCTGGTCAAACGATTGCGATCGTCGGGGCTACTGGTTCTGGCAAAAGTACCTTAGTCAAACTGCTGCTGCGTTTCTATGAACCTCAAACCGGTCGCATCCTACTCGATGGGATTGATTTGCGTGACTTAAAACTGAAGGATTTGCGGCAGGCGATCGGCTTCGTTAGCCTGGATGTTTTTCTCTTCCATGGCAGTGTTGCTGAGAACATTGCCTACGGTAGTTTTGACGCGACTCAGACTGAAATTGAGCAAGCTGCCAAGCTCGCTGAAGCCCACGAATTCATCATGGATTTACCCCAGGGTTACGACACAGTTGTGGGCGAACGAGGCCAGAAACTGTCGGGTGGACAGCGGCAGCGTTTGGCGATCGCGCGAGCCATTCTCAAGGATCCGCCAATCCTGATCCTCGATGAAGCAACCTCGGCAGTCGATAACGAGACCGAAGCCGCCATTCAGCGATCGCTCGAACAAATCACCCGCGATCGGACCACCTTGGCGATCGCCCACCGCCTCTCGACGATTCGTCATGCGGACTGCATCTATGTGATGGATCAGGGTCGCTTGGTCGAAGCCGGACACCATGACGAACTTCTTGCCTTGGATGGCCTCTATGCCAACCTCTGGAAAGTGCAAACCGGCGAACGTCTGAGCGATCGCGTTTAG